The Limnochorda sp. LNt genome includes a region encoding these proteins:
- the lon gene encoding endopeptidase La encodes MRATPPGIDDEATPDGRQGVWPVGEEPGRVLHLPLLALRGMVVFPHMAASLEIGRPRSVAAVEEAAGQSPPLLMLTAQRDPHLVEPSPADIYEVGTVARVDQVLRVAGGRLRVTVEGLFRARITAFAGVEPRMRVRAVPLDADGAAPWASQPQAAAHRRSLVDALLTSLEEYSRLGGQPWPELALSLARAASPERLCDVVAAQLALPFEEKQMLLESSGGVESLERLLALLHREIELLLAQPRGGRGRAPGEPGREPAGRAAVRAVAREAVEREGEGERGSELEELRRRIRQAGLPEGVQARAEHEVARLEKMPPLAAEAVVVRTYLDWLLALPWSARTTDRLDLEAAERVLDEDHYGLEQVKERVLEFLAVRQLARERARATILCLIGPPGVGKTSLARSVARALERRLVRISLGGVRDEAEIRGHRRTYVGAMPGKIVQAMRQAGVRNPVLLLDEVDKLSSDFRGDPAAALLEVLDPEQNHAFADHYLEVPFDLSDVLFITTGNVLQAIPRPLRDRMETITIPGYTEAEKVQIAVRHLIPRQRQAHGLSEAHLSVAPGAVAAIIRGYTREAGVRELERQIATLCRKTARRVVKEPETRVRVSASSLARWLGPPRYHDSHTEGEDRVGLALGLAYTEWGGDLLAIEVAVVPGRGKLWLTGKLGEVMRESAQASYSYVRSRARQLGVDPGFYERVDIHVHVPEGAIPKDGPSAGITMAVALVSALLGRPVRRDVAMTGEITLQGRVLPVGGLKEKVLAAHRYGIRHLVLPRDNLQDLDEVPVAVRRQLEVHPVAHMDEVLRLAFADMVASSLPQTPVPYAGVDELPADETDMGGEQAWPEPA; translated from the coding sequence ATGAGGGCGACTCCGCCGGGCATCGACGACGAGGCGACGCCCGACGGGAGGCAGGGGGTGTGGCCGGTGGGGGAGGAGCCCGGGCGGGTGTTGCACCTGCCCCTGCTCGCGTTGCGGGGGATGGTCGTCTTCCCTCACATGGCGGCGTCCCTGGAGATCGGACGGCCCCGGTCGGTGGCCGCCGTCGAGGAGGCCGCCGGCCAGTCACCGCCGCTTTTGATGCTGACCGCTCAGCGCGACCCCCACCTGGTGGAGCCTTCGCCAGCCGACATCTACGAGGTGGGCACCGTGGCCCGGGTCGACCAGGTGCTGCGGGTGGCCGGCGGACGCCTGCGGGTGACGGTCGAGGGACTCTTTCGGGCGCGCATCACCGCCTTCGCCGGGGTGGAGCCGCGCATGCGGGTGAGGGCCGTGCCGCTGGACGCGGACGGTGCCGCCCCGTGGGCGAGCCAGCCGCAGGCCGCGGCCCACCGGCGCTCGCTGGTCGATGCGCTGCTGACCTCCCTGGAGGAGTACTCGCGCCTCGGCGGCCAGCCCTGGCCCGAGCTGGCCCTGTCGCTGGCGCGGGCCGCCTCGCCGGAGCGGCTGTGCGACGTGGTGGCCGCCCAGCTCGCGTTGCCCTTCGAGGAGAAGCAGATGCTGCTGGAGTCGTCGGGGGGCGTCGAGAGCCTGGAGCGGCTGCTGGCGCTGCTGCACCGCGAGATCGAGCTGCTGCTGGCGCAACCCCGTGGCGGGCGTGGGCGGGCGCCGGGCGAGCCCGGCCGGGAGCCGGCGGGCCGTGCCGCCGTCAGGGCGGTCGCCCGGGAAGCGGTGGAGCGGGAGGGAGAGGGCGAGCGCGGCTCCGAGTTGGAGGAGCTGCGCCGGCGCATCCGCCAGGCGGGGCTGCCCGAGGGCGTGCAGGCCAGGGCGGAGCACGAGGTGGCACGCCTGGAGAAGATGCCACCGCTGGCCGCCGAGGCCGTGGTGGTGCGCACTTACCTCGACTGGCTGCTGGCCCTGCCGTGGAGCGCCCGCACCACGGACCGGCTGGACCTCGAGGCGGCCGAGCGCGTCCTGGACGAGGACCACTACGGGCTCGAGCAGGTCAAGGAGCGGGTGCTGGAGTTTTTGGCGGTGCGGCAGCTGGCGCGGGAGCGGGCTCGCGCCACCATCCTCTGCCTCATCGGGCCACCGGGCGTCGGCAAGACGTCGCTGGCGCGGTCGGTGGCGCGGGCGCTGGAGCGGCGGTTGGTGCGGATCAGCCTGGGTGGGGTGCGCGACGAGGCCGAGATCCGGGGGCACCGGCGCACCTACGTGGGCGCCATGCCGGGCAAGATCGTGCAGGCCATGCGCCAGGCCGGTGTGCGCAACCCGGTGCTGCTGCTCGACGAGGTCGACAAGCTCAGCTCCGACTTCAGGGGCGACCCTGCCGCCGCGCTGCTCGAGGTGCTGGACCCGGAGCAGAATCACGCCTTCGCCGATCACTACCTCGAGGTGCCCTTCGACCTGTCGGACGTGCTGTTCATCACCACCGGCAACGTGCTGCAGGCCATCCCGCGGCCGTTGCGCGACCGCATGGAGACCATCACCATCCCCGGCTACACCGAGGCCGAGAAGGTGCAGATCGCGGTGCGCCACCTCATCCCCCGCCAGCGCCAGGCTCACGGGCTGTCGGAGGCCCACCTGTCGGTGGCGCCGGGTGCCGTGGCGGCCATCATCCGCGGCTACACGCGGGAGGCGGGGGTGCGGGAGCTGGAGCGCCAGATCGCCACCCTGTGCCGCAAGACGGCCCGCCGGGTGGTCAAGGAGCCCGAGACGCGGGTGCGGGTGAGCGCGTCGAGCCTGGCGCGGTGGCTGGGGCCTCCCCGCTACCACGACTCCCACACCGAGGGGGAGGACCGCGTGGGCCTGGCCCTGGGCCTGGCCTACACCGAGTGGGGTGGCGATCTGCTGGCCATCGAGGTGGCGGTGGTGCCGGGCCGGGGCAAGCTGTGGCTGACGGGCAAGCTGGGCGAGGTGATGCGGGAGTCGGCCCAGGCCTCCTACAGCTACGTCCGCTCCAGGGCCCGGCAGCTGGGCGTCGATCCCGGCTTCTACGAGCGGGTCGACATCCACGTGCACGTCCCCGAGGGTGCCATCCCCAAGGACGGCCCCTCGGCGGGCATCACCATGGCGGTGGCGCTGGTATCGGCGTTGCTGGGGCGGCCGGTGCGCCGTGACGTGGCCATGACGGGCGAGATCACGCTGCAGGGGCGGGTGCTGCCCGTGGGCGGGCTCAAGGAGAAGGTGCTGGCCGCCCATCGCTATGGCATCCGTCACCTGGTGCTGCCACGGGACAACCTCCAGGACCTCGACGAGGTGCCCGTGGCGGTGCGCCGGCAGCTGGAGGTGCACCCCGTCGCTCACATGGACGAGGTGCTGCGCCTCGCCTTCGCCGACATGGTGGCCTCCAGCCTGCCGCAGACCCCGGTGCCGTACGCGGGCGTAGACGAGCTGCCGGCCGACGAGACCGACATGGGCGGCGAGCAGGCGTGGCCGGAGCCCGCCTGA
- the lonB gene encoding ATP-dependent protease LonB — MSDLLAVFALLNFFFAAVVGLYFFNLLRAQQVNRSAIERESRREMERLRRLRSISLTEPLAAKTRPSSFEEIVGQEEGVRALRAALCGPNPQHVIIYGPPGVGKTAAARLVLEEAKRNPLSPFKADARFVEVDATASRFDDRGIADPLLGSVHDPIYQGAGPMGIAGIPQPKPGAVTKAHGGILFIDELGELHPIQLNRLLKVLEDRRVYFESAYYSSEDTNIPAHIHDIFQNGLPADFRLVGATTRLPEEISPAIRSRCLEVFFKPLTPEQIGRIARGAAEKVGLPMDEAAVEVVQRYAANGREAVNMVQVAAGLVISEGRKAITAADLEWVVNNGQYSPRPHVTVRREPAVGLVYGLAVWGPNSGMVVEIEATARPAATPGGGRLTVTGVTEEEELGGPGHTLRRKSLARSSVEVLQTVLEHQFGVPVRAHDVHINFPGGAPVDGPSAGAAMAVAAYSAVAGRPVRPGIAITGELSVRGLIRPVGGIVPKVEAARRNGIRTILIPRENHLAILQQLEGIEVVAVEHLREVVERAVEAAVPEPVEARRDGVLTACSGTG, encoded by the coding sequence ATGTCGGATCTCCTGGCGGTCTTCGCCCTGCTCAACTTCTTCTTCGCCGCCGTCGTCGGGCTGTACTTCTTCAACCTGCTGCGGGCCCAGCAGGTCAACCGCTCGGCCATCGAGCGCGAGTCGCGGCGGGAGATGGAGCGCCTGCGCCGGTTGCGGTCCATCTCGCTGACCGAGCCGCTGGCCGCCAAGACACGCCCCAGCTCCTTCGAGGAGATCGTGGGGCAGGAGGAGGGCGTCCGGGCCCTGCGGGCGGCCCTGTGTGGGCCCAACCCGCAGCACGTCATCATCTACGGGCCGCCGGGCGTGGGCAAGACCGCGGCGGCGCGGCTGGTGCTGGAGGAGGCCAAGCGCAACCCCCTCTCCCCCTTCAAGGCCGACGCCCGCTTCGTGGAGGTGGACGCCACCGCGTCGCGCTTCGACGACCGGGGCATCGCCGACCCCCTGTTGGGCTCGGTGCACGACCCCATCTACCAGGGGGCGGGCCCCATGGGCATCGCCGGCATCCCGCAGCCCAAGCCGGGGGCCGTCACCAAGGCGCACGGCGGCATCCTCTTCATCGACGAGCTCGGCGAGCTGCACCCCATCCAGCTCAACCGCCTGCTCAAGGTGCTGGAGGACCGGCGGGTCTACTTCGAGAGCGCCTACTACTCCAGCGAGGATACCAACATCCCGGCCCACATCCACGACATCTTCCAAAACGGGCTGCCGGCCGACTTCCGGCTGGTGGGGGCCACCACCCGGCTGCCCGAGGAGATCTCGCCGGCCATCCGCTCCCGCTGCCTCGAGGTCTTCTTCAAGCCGCTGACGCCCGAGCAGATCGGCCGCATCGCCCGGGGCGCCGCCGAGAAGGTGGGGCTGCCCATGGACGAGGCGGCGGTCGAGGTGGTCCAGCGCTACGCCGCCAACGGCCGGGAAGCGGTCAACATGGTGCAGGTGGCGGCGGGGCTGGTCATCTCCGAGGGGCGCAAGGCCATCACCGCCGCGGATCTCGAGTGGGTGGTCAACAACGGGCAGTACTCGCCGCGGCCCCACGTGACCGTGCGGCGGGAGCCGGCGGTGGGACTGGTCTACGGGTTGGCGGTCTGGGGCCCCAACTCGGGGATGGTGGTGGAGATCGAGGCGACGGCACGCCCGGCGGCCACGCCCGGCGGCGGCCGGCTGACGGTGACGGGCGTGACCGAGGAGGAGGAGCTGGGAGGCCCGGGCCACACGCTGCGCCGCAAGAGCCTGGCCAGAAGCTCCGTCGAGGTGCTCCAGACGGTGTTGGAGCACCAGTTCGGCGTGCCGGTGCGGGCGCACGACGTGCACATCAACTTCCCTGGCGGCGCGCCCGTCGACGGGCCGTCGGCGGGGGCGGCCATGGCGGTGGCCGCCTACTCGGCCGTGGCGGGGCGACCCGTGCGGCCCGGCATCGCCATCACCGGGGAGCTGTCGGTGCGGGGGCTCATCCGGCCCGTCGGCGGCATCGTCCCCAAGGTGGAGGCGGCCCGTCGCAACGGCATCCGCACCATCCTCATTCCCCGGGAAAACCACCTGGCCATCCTGCAGCAGCTCGAGGGCATCGAGGTGGTGGCGGTCGAGCACCTGCGGGAGGTGGTCGAGCGGGCGGTGGAGGCCGCCGTGCCCGAGCCGGTGGAGGCCCGTCGGGACGGCGTTTTGACGGCCTGCTCCGGCACGGGGTAA